A window of the Bacteroides thetaiotaomicron VPI-5482 genome harbors these coding sequences:
- a CDS encoding PorV/PorQ family protein has product MKRVKHLLLASCLLPTFLGAQGVASASFLEITPDAQSAGMAGTGLAITDNGSTAIFHNASTIAFSQDVMGASYSYADINKDFGMHSASLFYRIGREGKHGFSVGFRHYKDADFHWQDGAEDHARAWNVEAAYFRNVAKNLSLSLTLRYLQAKAYKDADSKGSVSVDLGASYHRSMGILDEMASWTIGFQAANLGSKLDGQKLPARLGLGGAIDLPFSMDNRLQVALDFNYLLPSEYRHLQAGIGAEYNFLKYGIIRGGYHFGDNDKGTGNYGTLGCGINFWPIRADFSYALADKDCFMHKTWQLGIGIVF; this is encoded by the coding sequence GTGTCTGTTGCCTACTTTTTTGGGGGCACAGGGAGTGGCAAGCGCCTCTTTTCTGGAGATTACTCCGGATGCCCAATCGGCAGGTATGGCCGGCACAGGACTGGCTATCACTGACAATGGAAGCACGGCTATCTTTCATAACGCTTCCACCATCGCTTTCTCGCAGGATGTAATGGGTGCCAGCTACTCATACGCTGACATAAATAAAGACTTTGGAATGCATAGCGCATCCCTTTTCTACCGCATCGGACGGGAAGGGAAGCACGGATTTAGCGTAGGATTCCGTCACTACAAGGATGCCGATTTTCATTGGCAGGACGGTGCGGAAGATCATGCCCGCGCATGGAACGTAGAAGCCGCATACTTCAGAAATGTAGCCAAAAACCTGTCCCTTTCATTAACACTCAGATATCTGCAGGCAAAAGCCTATAAGGATGCGGACAGCAAAGGGTCAGTCTCCGTGGACCTCGGTGCCAGCTATCATCGCAGCATGGGTATTCTGGACGAAATGGCTTCATGGACTATCGGATTTCAAGCCGCCAACCTGGGCAGCAAGCTGGACGGACAGAAACTGCCTGCCCGACTGGGACTGGGTGGTGCCATCGACCTGCCGTTCAGTATGGACAACCGCTTGCAGGTGGCTCTTGACTTCAATTACCTGCTCCCGTCCGAGTACCGCCATCTTCAAGCCGGCATCGGAGCGGAATATAATTTCCTGAAATATGGAATTATCCGCGGAGGATACCACTTCGGGGATAACGACAAAGGAACAGGCAATTACGGTACACTGGGCTGCGGAATCAACTTCTGGCCGATTCGCGCGGATTTCTCTTATGCACTGGCTGATAAAGACTGTTTCATGCATAAGACATGGCAGCTCGGCATTGGAATCGTTTTCTAG
- the lipB gene encoding lipoyl(octanoyl) transferase LipB: MKTVLVDWNLIPYAEAWQRQTEWFDTLVRAKAQGEAYENRIIMCEHPHVYTLGRSGKENNMLLNDDQLKAIQATLFHIDRGGDITYHGPGQLVCYPILNLEEFHLGLKEYVHLLEEAVIRVCASYGIEAGRLEKATGVWLEGSTPRARKICAIGVRSSHYVTMHGLALNVNTDLRYFSYIHPCGFIDKGVTSLRQELKHEVPMDEVKQRLECELGRLLNEKKQQIAQ, from the coding sequence ATGAAAACTGTGTTAGTAGACTGGAATTTGATTCCGTACGCCGAGGCATGGCAGCGGCAGACGGAATGGTTTGATACTCTTGTCCGCGCAAAAGCGCAGGGAGAAGCGTATGAAAACCGTATTATTATGTGCGAACATCCGCACGTCTATACTTTGGGACGTAGCGGAAAAGAAAATAATATGCTGTTGAATGACGATCAGCTGAAAGCCATTCAGGCTACCCTTTTCCATATAGATCGGGGAGGGGATATCACGTATCACGGTCCCGGACAGCTAGTCTGTTATCCGATCTTGAATCTGGAAGAGTTTCATTTGGGGTTGAAGGAATATGTGCACCTGCTCGAAGAGGCTGTGATACGTGTCTGTGCCTCCTATGGCATTGAAGCGGGACGGCTTGAAAAGGCAACAGGTGTCTGGCTGGAGGGGAGTACGCCCCGTGCCCGTAAGATTTGTGCGATCGGGGTGAGGAGCAGCCACTACGTCACCATGCACGGACTGGCCTTGAATGTGAATACGGATTTACGCTATTTCAGCTATATTCATCCTTGTGGCTTTATAGATAAAGGCGTCACTTCTCTTCGTCAGGAACTGAAGCACGAAGTGCCTATGGACGAAGTGAAGCAACGCCTTGAATGCGAGCTTGGCAGACTGCTGAACGAAAAAAAACAGCAGATTGCTCAATGA